In the genome of Pseudomonas lalucatii, the window GCCTGGCCCTGCTGCTGGGTTCGACCGCCAACGACGTGCTGCACGGCGCCCCCTGCGACGTCCTGGCCGTGCGTCTGAACAAGCCCGAATAAGCCTCCGCTCGGCGAGTGGCGCGCCTGCGCCATTCGCCGCCCCGTCACTCGAAGCCTTCACCGGAACTCATCACCAGCGGGCGAATCTTCTGCAGCTGGGTCTCCAACGAGTAGGTCATGCTCGAGGCCATCGAGAAGAAGGTCAGGAACGCCTTCAGATTCGAGTCGCCCTCGCAGGTATCGTGGATGCGCTGCCAGAACGCCTGATTGACCAGCTGCAGCTGCTGGAACATCCGCACCAGCCCCTTCAGCTCCCAATCCGCATGGCGCCCTTCGCGGTGATTGAAATACTGGCGCGCCAGATACAGCGAGAAGGTCCGCAGGATGAACTCCTGATTGCTGGCGAACGGCAGATGGTTCTGCGCCATCGGCCGCAGCTTGCCCAGCACCGGGCAGGCACTGGTCGCCATGATGACCCCGAGAAGCGCCCGCAAGCCCTCCTCCAGACCGACCTGCTTGGTGTACTCGCGCTCCGGGGTGCGCACCCAGACCACGGCCTTCTTGAAGGCCGGCAGGCCCTGAAAGTCCTCGATCACCCGGTGCAGGTCGACAGCCGCCGGGCAATGGCTGAAGCTGTTGCGACTCAGCGGGCAGTTGCTGCACTGCTGATACCCCAGCCGGGTCCACTTCGGCGCGGCCTGGGCCTGCGCCGAGTCATAGGGGCGCTCCAGCTCGATGTGATAGCTGAACTGATGATTGTCGTCGAGAGTGAATCGGTACTCGATGGCCATGCCTTGCTCCGCCAGACGTCCAGGTGTCCTGTTTGAGGGTTTTCGATCGTATTGTCGGCGGTTTTAGCCTTCCAGTTCGGCCCAACGCTCCAAAAGCTGATCCAGTTCATCCTGCAGCGCCTGCAGCTGCGCCAGGACCGCCGCCGTCTCCTGCGCCGGCTGCTGGTAGAAGCCAGGGTCGCCCACGCGCTCCTGCACGGTGGCGATCTGCGTCTCCAGGGCATCGATCTGCCCGGGCAGCGCCTCCAGCTCGCGCTGCAGCTTGTAGCTGAGCTTCTTTTTCCCTGCAGCCGCGGCCGGCTCGGGCACCGCTGCGGGCGCCGCGGCCGCGGCAACCACGGCGGAGGCCAGTTCGGCCTTGCCGCCCTTGCTCTCGCCGACCCCCAGCAGGCGCGCCGAGCCGCCCTGACGCAGCCAGTCCTGATAGCCGCCGACATATTCGCGCACGCGCCCCTCGCCCTCGAACACCAGGGTGCTGGTGACCACGTTATCGAGGAAGGCACGGTCGTGGCTGACCATCAGCACGGTGCCGGGGAAGGTCAGCAGCACCTCCTCGAGCAGCTCCAGGGTTTCCACGTCGAGGTCGTTGGTCGGCTCGTCCAGCACCAGCAGGTTGGCCGGCTTGCTGAACAGCTTGGCCAGCAGCAGGCGGGCCCGCTCGCCACCCGACAGGGCCTTGACCGGGGTCCGTGCGCGCTGGGGGCTGAACAGGAAATCGCCGAGATAGCTCAGCACATGACGGTTCTGCCCGTCGATGCTGATGAAGTCGCGGCCCTCGGCGACGTTGTCGATCACCGTCTTCTCCGGGTCCAGCTGATGGCGCAGCTGGTCGAAATAGGCCACTTCCAACTTGGTGCCGATCTCGATCTTGCCGGCGGTGGGCTGCAGGTCGCCGAGCAACAGCTTGAGCAGGGTGGTCTTGCCGGTGCCGTTGGCGCCGAGCAGGCCGATACGGTCGGAACGCTGCAGGACCATGGAGAAATCATCGATCAGCTTCGGCCCGCCCGGGTGGGCGAAGCCGACCTGCTCGACCACCATCACCTGCTTGCCGGACTTCTCCGCCACGTCCAACTGGATCGTCGCCTTGCCCTGGCGCTCGCGCCGCTCGCTGCGCTCGGCACGCATCGCCTTGAGCGCACGCACGCGCCCCTCGTTGCGGGTGCGCCGCGCCTTGATGCCCTGGCGAATCCACACCTCCTCCTGGGCCAGGCGCTTGTCGAACAGCGCATTGGCGGTCTCTTCGGCCGCCAGCTGCTGCTCCTTGTGCACCAGGAAACTGGCGTAGTCGCCGTTCCAGTCGATCAGGCCGCCGCGATCCAGTTCGAGGATGCGCGTGGCCAGGTTCTGCAGGAAGGCCCGGTCGTGGGTGATGAACAGTACCGCGCCGCCGAAGCCCAACAGCGCCTCTTCCAGCCAGGCGATGGCGCCGATGTCCAGGTGGTTGGTCGGCTCGTCCAGCAGCAGCAGGTCCGGCTCCGAGACCAGCGCCTGGGCCAGCAGCACGCGCCGGCGCCAGCCGCCGGACAGCTCGGCCAGGGTCTTGTCGGCCGGCAGCTGCAGGCGGCTCAGGGTGCTCTCGACCAGTTGCTGCAGGCGCCAGCCGTCGCGCGCCTCGAGGTCCTGCTGGACGTGCATCAGCTTGTCCAGGTCGGCATCGCTGTGGATGTTCTGGCTCAGGTGGTGGTACTCGGCGAGCAAGGCGCCGACCCCATCCAGCCCCTCGGCAACCACATCGAACACCGTGCGTTCGTCGGCGCGCGGCAGCTCCTGCGGCAGCTCGCCGATCTTCAGCCCCGGCGCCCGCCAGATCTCGCCATCGTCGGCCTGCCGGTCGCCCTTGACCAGGCGCAGCAGGCTGGACTTGCCGGTACCGTTGCGGCCGATGATGCACACCCGCTCGCCCCGGGCGATCTGCCAGGACACCTGGTCCAGCAGCGGCATGGCGCCGTAGGCCAGGGAAACATCGGTGAACTTGAGCAGGGTCATGGCACGCCTCGAATACGACAGGCACTGAGGCGGCGGACAAGGTCCGGAAGCATGCATCGACATGCGCCCCGGCTGCCGATTGCCCGCCACGCTCAGCGCAGAAACTGATTCGTCGCAGCCCGAGGGCCGCGACAAAAACTGGGCGCGCATTCTAACCGAGATACGCCCGGGGTTTGCGCCAATTTCATGCAGGCGCCGGGCGGCGCCGCGCTTTCGTCGCCCCCGGGCAAAAGGCTAAGCTAGCGGAACTCCGCCCCGGCCATGCCGGCGCCCACCCAACTGCCTAGCCTGGAAGTGTCATGCGCGGTCGCCTGTTCTCCCTGCTGTCCTGCTTCTGTCTCCTTGCCGCCACGCTCGCCTCGGCCCAGGCCGCCAGCCTGGAGCAGCAGCGCCAGTACTACGACGAGGCCAAGCGGGCCCTGGCCAAGGGCAACAGCGAGCCCTATCGGCGCTACGCCAGCGCCTTGCGCGACTACCCCCTGGAGCCCTACCTGGCCTACGACGAGCTGACCGCCCGTCTGAAATCGGCGAGCAATGACGAGATCGAGAAGTTCCTCGCCGAGCACGGCGACCTGCCCCAGGCCGGCTGGATGAAACTGCGCTGGCTGCGCTGGTTGGCCGAACGCGGCGAATGGCAGCGCTTCGTCAACCACTACGACCCGGCGCTGAACTTCACCGAGCTGGACTGCCTGTACGGCCAGTACCAGCTCGGCCACGGCCTGACCGCCGAGGGCCATGCCACGGCGGAGAAGCTCTGGTTGGTCGGCAAGTCCCAGCCGGAGGCCTGCGATCGCCTGTTCGAGCGTTGGAGCGGCGCCGGCCAGCTCACCGAACAGAAGCGCTGGCAACGGGCCAAGCTGGCCGCCGAAGCCCGCAACTATGGCCTGGCCAAGTACCTGGTCAAGAGCCTGCCGAACCTGGGCAAGCAGGGCCAGCTGCTGATCGAGGTGGCGCAGAAGCCGCAACTGCTCGCCCAGACCGCGCGTTTCGCGCCGGCGGACGCAGCCATGGCCGACGTGGTCGGCCTGGGCCTGCGCCGCCTGGCCCGCCAGGATCCGGAGCAGGCACTGAGGCTGCTCGACGGTTACGCCCAGCGCCTGCACTTCTCCAGCGAGGAGCAGGTCGCCATCGCCCGCGAGATCGGCCTGACCCTGGCCAAGCGCTTCGACGCCCGCGCCCTCGAGGTGATGGCCAAGTACGACCCAGAACTGCGCGACAACACCGTCAGCGAATGGCGCGCGCGCCTGCTGCTGCGTCTCGGTCGCTGGAACGAAGCGCACCGCCTGACCCGGCTGATGCCCGCCGCCCTGGCGCAGACCAGCCGCTGGCGCTACTGGCAGGCGCGCAGCCTGCAACTGGCCCAGCCCAACAATAGCGAGCACCAGGCCCTCTACCAGGGCCTGGCCAAGGAGCGCGACTTCTACGGCTTCATGGCCGCCGACCAGGTCAAGGCGCCTTACCAGCTGAACAACAAGCCCCTGGCGCTGGACCGCAACACACTGCAGAAGGTACGCAACGCCGCCGGCATCCGCCGCGCCCTGGAGTTCCATGCCCGCGGCCAGATCGTCGACGGCCGCCGCGAGTGGTATCACGTCAGTCGCCTGTTCAGCCGCGAGGAGCTGGTCGCCCAGGCCCGCCTGGCCTATGACCTGGGCTGGTATTTCCCGGCCATCCGCACCATCAGCCAGGCCCAGTACTGGGACGACCTCGACGTGCGCTTCCCCATGGCCCACCGCTCGGAGCTGACCCGCGAGGCGAAGAAGCGCGGCATTCACTCCAGCTGGGTGTTCGCCATCACCCGCCAGGAAAGCGCCTTCATGGCCGACGCCCGCTCGCCGGTCGGCGCCATGGGCCTGATGCAGCTGATGCCGGCCACCGCCAAGGAGACCGCGCGGCGCTTCGGCATCCCCCTATCTTCGCCGCAACTGGCCTACCGCCCGGAGGTCAACATCCAGCTGGGCGCCGCCTACCTGAGCCAGATCTACGGCCAGTTCAACGGCAACCGGGTACTCGCCTCCGCCGCCTACAACGCCGGACCCGGCCGCGTGCGCCAGTGGCTGCGCGGCGCCGACCACCTGGCCTACGACGTGTGGATCGAGAACATTCCGTTCGACGAGACGCGGCAATACGTGCAGAACGTGCTGTCCTATGCGGTGATCTACGGGCAGAAGCTCAACGCCCCGCAGCCGCTGATCGGCTGGCACGAACGCTACTTCGACGATCAATGACCGGCTGCGGCGCCTGCCGGTCGCATGCCTACTCGAGGACCTCGACCGGCATGCCCACGGCCAGCTCGCCGCTGCCGCAGGCGATCAGGTTCTGCCCGAAATACACCTCGCCCTCGCGCTGACGATAGCCGCGCAGAGTCGTCAGCGGCTCGCGGTCGACGCTGCGCTCGCCGGTCTGCGGGTCGAGGGTGGTCATGATGCAACGGGAACAGCCCTTGGCCACGCGAAACTCCAGGTCGCCGATGCGGATGCGTTTCCAGCCGTCTTCGGCATAGGGCGGCGCACCCTCGATCACCAGATTGGGGCGAAAGCGCAACATCTCCAGGGGACGGCCGACCCGGACGGACAGGTCGTCCAGCGAGCCCTGACCGATCAGCAGCAGGGGGAAACCGTCGGCAAAGGCCACCTTGTCGCCGACCGCGGCATAGGCGGTGTCGACCTGCCGCGCGCGGGCCTCGCAGACCTGCACCAGACGGCAATCGCGTCCGAGCGCCTGGCTCAGCCAGCGGGCCGCCGCCTCGCCGGCATCCGGCACCCGCAGGCTGTCGCGCCAGATGGTCACCCCGCGCAGCTCGGCCTGCTCGCCGGGCAGCGCGACCAGCAGATCGGCCATGCCCGGCGCGCTCAGGCGCAGTTGCTCGGCATCCTGCCAGCGCGCCCGCAACTGGGTCATCTGCGGCAGCAGGCGCTGAGTCAGGAAGCGCCCGCTGGCCGCATCCACTACCATCCAGCGGCGGTCCCCCGAGAGCCCCAGGGCATCGAGCTGCGCCTCGTCCAGGGACTCGGCGATGGCCGACTTCAGCGGATAACGGTACAACCCCGAGAGACGTAACATGAGCCAGTTTTCCCTTAGGCAAAACGCCCTTATACGAGCAACCCGCCCCGCCCACAAGCCCGGACTGGCCCTCGCGCTGGCCCTGCTGGGCGCCTGCGGCGGCGCGCCGCCGGAGCACCTGGGCGTGCACGCCGGCCGCCTGGCGCCCTGCCCCGACTCGCCCAACTGCGTCAGCAGCCAGGCCCGCGACGAGGCCCACCGGGTTGCGCCGCTGCCGCTGCTGGGGACCCGGCAACAGACCCGCGCACGACTGGTCGCGCTGCTCGGTCGCGAGCCGCGGGCACGGCTGGTGGTGCAGGGCGATGACTATTTGCGTGCGGAATTCAGCAGCCGGCTGCTGCGCTTCGTCGACGACGTGGAGTTTCTCATCGGCGAGCAGGGGGTCGAGGTGCGTTCGGCGTCACGCCTGGGCCACTCGGACTTGGGCGTCAACCGCCAGCGCATCGAACGGCTGCGCCGGCGCCTGGCTCCACAGCCTGCCCCCTAGGCGCTGGCCTCGTCGCGCAGCAGGCGCTCGCGTATCACCTCGACCAGCCGGTCCGGCTGGAACTTGGACAGGAAACCATCGCAACCGACCTTCTTCACCATGGCCTCGTTGAAGCTGCCGGAGAGCGAGGTATGCAGCACCACGTAGAGGTCTTTCAGGCGCGGGTCCTGACGGATCTCGGTGGTCAGACGATAGCCGTCCATCTCCGGCATCTCCGCATCGGTGAAGACCATCAGCAGCTTGTCGCTCACCACCTCCCCGGCATCGGCCCACTGCTTGAGCAGGCGCAGGCCCTTGAGGCCGTCGGTGGCCACGTGCATCTTCATGCCCAGCTGCGACAGGGTATCGCGCAGCTGGGTCAGGGCCACGCTGGAGTCGTCCACCAGCAGCACCTCGCGGCCGCGGGCGCGGGCCAGCAGCGGATCGCTCAGCCGCTCGCTGGAGATCTTGGTGCTGTACGGCACGATCTCGGCCAGCACCTTCTCCACATCGATGATTTCCACCAGCTGATCCTCGATCTTGGTGATCGCGGTCAGGTAGTGCTGGCGCCCGGCCCCGCCCGGCGGCGGCAGTATGGCCTCCCAGTTGAGGTTGAGGATGCGCTCGACGCCACCCACCAGGAAGGCCTGCACCGAGCGGTTGTACTCGGTGACGATGATGGTACTGCGCTCGTCCGGCACCAGCGGACGCATGCCGATGGCCTGGGACAGGTCGATCACCGGCAGGGTCTGGCCGCGCAGGTTGACCACTCCGCAGACACAGCGATGACGCTGCGGAATCAGGGTCAGCCTGGGCAGCTGCAGGACTTCCTGCACCTTGAACACGTTGATCGCGAACAGCTGTCGACCGGCCAGGCGGAACATCAGGATTTCCAGACGGTTCTCGCCCACCAACTGGGTGCGTTGATCGACCGAGTCGAGAATGCCGGCCATTGCGTACTCCTATAGATTGTCGAGCCTAGCTACGGCAGGGCTATCGGCCGGACGCGGCAAAACTGTAGGCGCCGCCGGGCGCCATGATGCCCGAGGCACCACGGTGAAGCCAGGCTGCCACCGCATCGGCGCTCGGGCCATGCTGAGGCCCTGGCGGACAGAAGCGCGGCCAGGCTTCGGCGGACACGCTAAGGAACGGCGGGCGCGCCGGAGGCGCCTCCATCAGAAACCTGCGCAGTCGACCGCCCGTCGCACCGGCCCTAGGCCGGATAGCCGGTGATGGCCCGAATGCTCCGGTACAGCGGCCTGAGTTGCCGATACATGCGCAGGTAGACCTCGAGATACAACCGCTGGTAGGTCTGCTGGGCCTGCGGATCGGGCTGGAAGACCCGGCCCACGCGGGTCATGCCACGGATCGCCGAGGGGAAGTCCGGATACAGCCCCAGCCCCACCGCGCAGTCGATCGCCGCGCCCAGTCCCGAGGTCTCGTAGGTGTGCGGGCGCTCGGCCGGCAGGCCGAAGATGTCGGCGGTCAGCTGCATGGCCGCATCGCTCTGGGAGCCGCCGCCGGACACCCGCAGGCGGGTGATCTTGCTGCCCGAGCGCCTCTCGATGCGTTCCTTGCCCTGGCGCAGGGCATAGGCCAGCCCCTCGAGGATGGCGCGGTACAGGTGCGCCCGGGTGTGCACGTCGCCGAAGCCGATGATCGAGCCCTTGGCCTCCAGGCCCGGCTCACGGATGCCCGGCGACCAGTAGGGTTGCAGCATCAACCCCATGGCGCCGGGCGGCACCGCATCGACCAGCTCGTCGAACAGCGCCTCGGGGGCGACGCCGAGTTCGCCGGCGCGCTGCATCTCGTGCAGGCCGAACTCCTGCTTGAACCAGCTAACCATCCAGAAGCCGCGAAAGATCATCACCTCGGTGTTGAAGTGTCCGGGTATCGCCGCCGGATAGGGCGGGATCAGCCGGGTAGTCTCCAGGTAGCGGCGACGGGTGGTGTTGATGGTCGCCGTGGTGCCGTAGGACAGGCAGGCGACGTGCGGCTCCACACCGCCGGCGCCGAGCACCTCGCAGGCCTTGTCGGCGCCGGCGGCGATCAGCGGCAGGCCCTCGGGAATGCCGGTGTGGCGGCTGGCCTCGGCCGTGACGTGGCCGAGCAGCTCGCCGGGCCGGCACAACTCGGGCAGCTGCTCGCGGCGCACCGCCAGCGCCTGCCACTTCCAGTCGCCGGGCGCCGCCCACTGCAGGCGCTTGTAGTCGAACGGCAGGTAGGCCACGCAGCTGGTCAGCGAATCGACGAAGCGGCCGCACAGTCGATGGGTGAGAAAGCCCGAGAGCAGCAGCACCTTGTGGGTCCGGCTGTGTACCTCCGGTTGCTGCTGGGCCACCCAGTTGACCTCGGCCTGGGCGCGGAAATGCGCCACCGCCTCGCCGGCGCCGGCCAGTCTGAGCAGCCAGCCCCAGAGTCCGCTGATCGGCCCCGCCACCTCGGCGCGGCGCTGATCCAGCCAGAGGATCGCCGGGCGCAACGGCATGCCGGCGGCGTCGACATGGATCAGGGTGCCACGCTGCGAGGTCAGCGACACGCCCTTGATCTGGCTGCGATCGATGTCCAGTTGCCGCCACAGTTGCTGGCAGGCCTCGCCGACGCTGGCCCAGTAGTATTCGGGGTCCTGCTCGGCCCAGCCGGGTTGCGCCGAGTAGTAGGCCTCGAGCTCCACCTTGCCCTTGCCGAGCAGGTTGCCCTGCAGGTCGAACAACAGGGCGCGCACGCTCTGGGTGCCGTTGTCGATGGCCAGCAGGTAGCTTGTCTCGCTCACAGCGCAATCCTTCTCGTCAGGCGCCCGGTCCACGGGCATCAGTGCTCGCCCGGCACGCTGTAGCAGCGCCGCCAGAGCGCCAGATAGTCCCGCTGCTCCTGCTCCCAGCGGGCATCGCTCCAGCCCAGGCGAGGCTGGCACAGCGCGCGGATGCGCGGCAACTGGGCCTGGGCACCGCCGGGCAGCAGCAGGCCGAGGCGGGTACGGCGCAGCAGCAGGTCATCCAGATGCAGCACCAGCTCGTGCTGCGCCGCCCAGGCCAGTTCGATCCAGAGCGTCTCGCTGCCGGCAACCGGCTGGCTGCCGACCTCGGCCTGCAGAGCCAGCAGCCCCGGCAGCTCGCGGCCATAGCGTCCGCCCAGACGTTTCTGCCGGGCCGGGCTCAGGTGTGTCACGGGCGGGTTCGCGCAGGGCCGGAAGGTCGCTGCGCCGCCGTCCACCAGCGGCCGCCCGACAAACTCCGCGCAGGCACGCAGCACCTCCAGAGCCAGCGGACGGAAGGTGGTCAGCTTGCCGCCGGCCAGGGTCACGCTGCCGGGCTCGACCCACAGCGCGTGTTCGCGGGTCTCATCGGAAGGCCGGCGACCGGCCTCGCCGTCGCTCACCACCGGACGTACCCCGGCCCAGGTCGAGAGCACATCGCCGGAGCCGATCCGCGCCGCGGGAAACTGCTGGGCGCAGGCGGCCAGCAGGTAGTCCAGCTCCACGACGCTGATGCAGGCCTCCTGATCCAGTGGCTCGCGATGGTCCAGGTCGGTGGTGCCGACCACGGTGGCACCCTCCCAGGGGAAGACGAAGACCGGCCGGCCATCCGCCGCGTGCATGAAGCTGAAGGCGTGGGCCACCGGCAGGCACCAGGCCGGCAGCAGCAGGTGGCTGCCGCGTAGCGGACGGATCCGCGCGCCGCCATCCAGGCGATCGGCCCAGGCCCCGGTGGCCTGGGCCACCGCGCGGCTGCGCAGGCGATAGCGGCGGCCAGTTTCCCGGTCCTCGGCGAGCAGGCCGACCACCCGCCCGCCCTCGCGCAGCAGCTCCAGCACACGCACGCCATTGAGCGCCTCGGCGCCGTCGCCGCGGGCCTCGCCGAGCACGCGCATGACCAGGCGGGCGTCGTCGGTCACCGCATCGAAGAAGCGCGTGGCGCCCAGCAGGCCGTCCTCCTTGAGCCCCGGCGCCAGATAGCGCAGCGCCTGCCGGGGGTAATACAGATGGTTGCGCCTGCCGGCCAGGGCGTCATACAGCGCCAGCAGCCCGCCGAACACTCTCGGCCCGGGAAACTGTCCCCGGTAATGGGCCATCAGGAAGCTCAGCGGCTCCACCAGGCCCGGCGCCTCGGCCAGCAGGCGCTGGCGCTCGCGCACCGCGTCGCGGGTCAGGCCGAGCTGGCCCTTGGCGATATAGCGCAGGCCGCCATGGACCATCTTCGACGAACGGCTGGAGGTACCCCAGGCGAAGTCGCGCTGCTCCAGCAACAGGCATGTCCAGCCGCGCCGCGCCGCCTCGCGGAGGATGCCAGCCCCGCAAATGCCGCCACCGACCACGATCAGATCCCAGTCGCGCGCCGCCAGCTGCGGCAGCGCGCGTTCACGCCAGGCGGCATTCCAGGCTTCCATGCTCACTCCTCGAGCAGCACGCCGGGTGCCAGGCGGCGCTCCGGGTCGAAGTGCGCGGCCAGCGCCTGCAGCGCCGCCATGCCCAGCTCGCCCTTCTCCGCCGCCAGATAGGGCGCGTGGTCGCGGCCGACGCCGTGCTGGTGGCTGATGGTGCCGCGATTCTCGGCGATGGTCCGGCTGGCCGCCTGCTTGAGCCGCTGCCAGCGATCCAGGGCCTGCGCATAACTGCCGCCGGGGCGGAACACGTAGGTGGTGTAGATGCTCGAGCCCTCGCCATAGACATGGGACAGGTGGGTGAACACATGCACCCGCTCGCCTTCGGCGGCCAGGCCCTGACGCAGGCTGGTCTCGATCTTGTTCAGCAGGTTGTCGACGTTGCTCCAGTCCGTGGCGGTCTCCAGGGTGTCCACCGCATAGCCGGCGGCCCACAGGCCATGGCGCAGGTAGGGAAAGCGAAAACGATTCTCGGCCCACTTGTTGCCCAGCAGGGTGCCGGTGAACACCCCACCGAAGCCCTTGAGCAGGCGCCTGGCCTGCTTCAGCGAGGCGGCATTCTGCGCCCGCGCGCCGGTGACCCCGAAGGTCAGCATGCACTTGCCCGCGCCCGCACCGCGCAGCGCCAGGTACTTCTCCAGCCAGGCGATCTGCCGCGGATGGCCGGCCAGGGCCAGCTGGGTTTCGGTCTCGATGGCGTTGGACAAGCGCAGCATGGACAGCGGCACCCGGGCCTGCACCAGGGTACGGATAGCCTGCAGCGCCTGCGTCCAGCTGGGCATGAACACCGAGTAGAAACGCTCCTGCTCGGCCAGGCGGCTGATGCGCACCTTGACCTCGGAGATGATGCCGAAGCGCCCCTCCGAGCCCATCACCATCTCGCGCAGATCAGGGCCGGCGGCCGAGGCCGGGAAGCTCGGCAGCTCCAGGGTCCCGGCGAAGGTCTCCAGCTTGCCGCCGGCGAACAACTGCTCGATGCGCCCGTAGCGCAAGGACTGCTGGCCACTGGAGCGGCTGGCCACCCAGCCGCCGAGGGTCGACAGCTCCCAGGACTGCGGGAAGTGGCCGAGGGTATAGCCGCGGGCGCGCAGCTGGCTCTCCACCTGGGGGCCGTTGGCGCCGGGCCCGAAGGTGGCGATCAGGCTGTCCTCGTCGATCTCGAGCAGCCGGCTCATGTGTGCCAGCGACAGGGTCAGCACCGGCCGCGCGCCGGCCTGCGGGTTGATATGCCCGGCCACCGAGGTGCCGCCGCCGTAGGAAATCACCTGCGCGTCCTGCTGCCGCGCCCATACCAGCAGCTCGCGGATCTGCTCGGCGCTCTCCGGGAAGGCGACGCCATCGGGAAACTGGCCGAACTCCCCGGAACGCATGGCCAGCCAGTCCGGCAGGCTCTGCCCGCGGGCGTGACGCAGGCGCGACTCGGCGTCCAGGCTGACCAGCGGATGGGCGGCCAGGCGCGAGCTCGGCACCTTGGCCAGCACCTGCGCCAGACTGGCATCGGCGAGCGCCTGGCCCGGGCCGACCAATTCGGCGAGAAACGCCTGGCCGTGGGCCGGCAGCCCCACCTCGGTACTCTCCTCGCCCCAGCCGTTCCAACGTCGCATGCGCTTCCCCCTGTTCCGATCACCTTCGATGGCTGCCTATACTAGCCAGCCGCCGCCAGGGGTCACTGTCGAATCGGGACAGCCCCTGTCGCCAATCAAGACAGTCAGAACCAGAACGCGCCATGGACAATCTCGGCTACACCTCGGTCCCCGCCCTGCTCAAGTACCTGCGTCACGCCGAACGGCTCGGCCTGGACATCGAGGCGGCACTGACGGCGGCCGGCATCGCGGCCGAAGACCTGCGCGACAACGCCAAGCGCCTGCCGGGCGAGGCCCACGAGCGGCTGCTCGCGCACCTGCTGCAACTGTCCGGCGACCCGTTGTTCGGCCTGCGCTCGGCGCGCTTCGTGCAACCCGGCTCGTGGAGCGTGCTCGGCTACATCGCGATGA includes:
- a CDS encoding DUF6901 family protein, with protein sequence MAIEYRFTLDDNHQFSYHIELERPYDSAQAQAAPKWTRLGYQQCSNCPLSRNSFSHCPAAVDLHRVIEDFQGLPAFKKAVVWVRTPEREYTKQVGLEEGLRALLGVIMATSACPVLGKLRPMAQNHLPFASNQEFILRTFSLYLARQYFNHREGRHADWELKGLVRMFQQLQLVNQAFWQRIHDTCEGDSNLKAFLTFFSMASSMTYSLETQLQKIRPLVMSSGEGFE
- a CDS encoding ATP-binding cassette domain-containing protein, which encodes MTLLKFTDVSLAYGAMPLLDQVSWQIARGERVCIIGRNGTGKSSLLRLVKGDRQADDGEIWRAPGLKIGELPQELPRADERTVFDVVAEGLDGVGALLAEYHHLSQNIHSDADLDKLMHVQQDLEARDGWRLQQLVESTLSRLQLPADKTLAELSGGWRRRVLLAQALVSEPDLLLLDEPTNHLDIGAIAWLEEALLGFGGAVLFITHDRAFLQNLATRILELDRGGLIDWNGDYASFLVHKEQQLAAEETANALFDKRLAQEEVWIRQGIKARRTRNEGRVRALKAMRAERSERRERQGKATIQLDVAEKSGKQVMVVEQVGFAHPGGPKLIDDFSMVLQRSDRIGLLGANGTGKTTLLKLLLGDLQPTAGKIEIGTKLEVAYFDQLRHQLDPEKTVIDNVAEGRDFISIDGQNRHVLSYLGDFLFSPQRARTPVKALSGGERARLLLAKLFSKPANLLVLDEPTNDLDVETLELLEEVLLTFPGTVLMVSHDRAFLDNVVTSTLVFEGEGRVREYVGGYQDWLRQGGSARLLGVGESKGGKAELASAVVAAAAAPAAVPEPAAAAGKKKLSYKLQRELEALPGQIDALETQIATVQERVGDPGFYQQPAQETAAVLAQLQALQDELDQLLERWAELEG
- a CDS encoding transglycosylase SLT domain-containing protein; amino-acid sequence: MRGRLFSLLSCFCLLAATLASAQAASLEQQRQYYDEAKRALAKGNSEPYRRYASALRDYPLEPYLAYDELTARLKSASNDEIEKFLAEHGDLPQAGWMKLRWLRWLAERGEWQRFVNHYDPALNFTELDCLYGQYQLGHGLTAEGHATAEKLWLVGKSQPEACDRLFERWSGAGQLTEQKRWQRAKLAAEARNYGLAKYLVKSLPNLGKQGQLLIEVAQKPQLLAQTARFAPADAAMADVVGLGLRRLARQDPEQALRLLDGYAQRLHFSSEEQVAIAREIGLTLAKRFDARALEVMAKYDPELRDNTVSEWRARLLLRLGRWNEAHRLTRLMPAALAQTSRWRYWQARSLQLAQPNNSEHQALYQGLAKERDFYGFMAADQVKAPYQLNNKPLALDRNTLQKVRNAAGIRRALEFHARGQIVDGRREWYHVSRLFSREELVAQARLAYDLGWYFPAIRTISQAQYWDDLDVRFPMAHRSELTREAKKRGIHSSWVFAITRQESAFMADARSPVGAMGLMQLMPATAKETARRFGIPLSSPQLAYRPEVNIQLGAAYLSQIYGQFNGNRVLASAAYNAGPGRVRQWLRGADHLAYDVWIENIPFDETRQYVQNVLSYAVIYGQKLNAPQPLIGWHERYFDDQ
- a CDS encoding MOSC domain-containing protein; the encoded protein is MLRLSGLYRYPLKSAIAESLDEAQLDALGLSGDRRWMVVDAASGRFLTQRLLPQMTQLRARWQDAEQLRLSAPGMADLLVALPGEQAELRGVTIWRDSLRVPDAGEAAARWLSQALGRDCRLVQVCEARARQVDTAYAAVGDKVAFADGFPLLLIGQGSLDDLSVRVGRPLEMLRFRPNLVIEGAPPYAEDGWKRIRIGDLEFRVAKGCSRCIMTTLDPQTGERSVDREPLTTLRGYRQREGEVYFGQNLIACGSGELAVGMPVEVLE
- a CDS encoding DUF1499 domain-containing protein → MSQFSLRQNALIRATRPAHKPGLALALALLGACGGAPPEHLGVHAGRLAPCPDSPNCVSSQARDEAHRVAPLPLLGTRQQTRARLVALLGREPRARLVVQGDDYLRAEFSSRLLRFVDDVEFLIGEQGVEVRSASRLGHSDLGVNRQRIERLRRRLAPQPAP
- a CDS encoding chemotaxis protein CheV produces the protein MAGILDSVDQRTQLVGENRLEILMFRLAGRQLFAINVFKVQEVLQLPRLTLIPQRHRCVCGVVNLRGQTLPVIDLSQAIGMRPLVPDERSTIIVTEYNRSVQAFLVGGVERILNLNWEAILPPPGGAGRQHYLTAITKIEDQLVEIIDVEKVLAEIVPYSTKISSERLSDPLLARARGREVLLVDDSSVALTQLRDTLSQLGMKMHVATDGLKGLRLLKQWADAGEVVSDKLLMVFTDAEMPEMDGYRLTTEIRQDPRLKDLYVVLHTSLSGSFNEAMVKKVGCDGFLSKFQPDRLVEVIRERLLRDEASA
- a CDS encoding FGGY-family carbohydrate kinase; its protein translation is MPVDRAPDEKDCAVSETSYLLAIDNGTQSVRALLFDLQGNLLGKGKVELEAYYSAQPGWAEQDPEYYWASVGEACQQLWRQLDIDRSQIKGVSLTSQRGTLIHVDAAGMPLRPAILWLDQRRAEVAGPISGLWGWLLRLAGAGEAVAHFRAQAEVNWVAQQQPEVHSRTHKVLLLSGFLTHRLCGRFVDSLTSCVAYLPFDYKRLQWAAPGDWKWQALAVRREQLPELCRPGELLGHVTAEASRHTGIPEGLPLIAAGADKACEVLGAGGVEPHVACLSYGTTATINTTRRRYLETTRLIPPYPAAIPGHFNTEVMIFRGFWMVSWFKQEFGLHEMQRAGELGVAPEALFDELVDAVPPGAMGLMLQPYWSPGIREPGLEAKGSIIGFGDVHTRAHLYRAILEGLAYALRQGKERIERRSGSKITRLRVSGGGSQSDAAMQLTADIFGLPAERPHTYETSGLGAAIDCAVGLGLYPDFPSAIRGMTRVGRVFQPDPQAQQTYQRLYLEVYLRMYRQLRPLYRSIRAITGYPA